From Cervus elaphus chromosome 33, mCerEla1.1, whole genome shotgun sequence, the proteins below share one genomic window:
- the DLX1 gene encoding homeobox protein DLX-1, with protein sequence MTMTTMPESLNSPVSGKAVFMEFGPPNQQMSPSPMSHGHYSMHCLHSAGHSQPDGAYSSASSFSRPLGYPYVNSVSSHASSPYISSVQSYPGSASLTQSRLEDPGADSEKSTVVEGGEVRFNGKGKKIRKPRTIYSSLQLQALNRRFQQTQYLALPERAELAASLGLTQTQVKIWFQNKRSKFKKLMKQGGAALEGSALANGRALSAGSPPVPPGWNPNSSSGKGSGGSAGSYIPSYTSWYPSAHQEALQQPQLM encoded by the exons ATGACCATGACCACCATGCCAGAAAGTCTCAACAGCCCCGTGTCGGGCAAGGCGGTGTTTATGGAGTTTGGGCCGCCCAACCAGCAAATGTCTCCTTCTCCCATGTCCCACGGGCACTACTCCATGCACTGTTTACACTCGGCGGGCCATTCGCAGCCCGACGGCGCTTACAGCTCGGCCTCGTCCTTCTCCCGACCGCTGGGCTACCCCTACGTCAACTCGGTCAGCAGCCACGCGTCCAGCCCCTACATCAGTTCGGTGCAGTCCTACCCGGGCAGCGCCAGCCTCACCCAGAGCCGCCTGGAGGACCCAG GGGCTGACTCGGAGAAGAGCACGGTGGTGGAAGGCGGTGAAGTGCGCTTCAATGGCAAGGGGAAAAAGATTCGCAAACCCAGGACGATTTATTCCAGTTTGCAGTTGCAGGCTTTGAACCGGAGGTTCCAGCAAACTCAGTACCTAGCTCTGCCCGAGAGGGCGGAGCTCGCGGCCTCTTTGGGACTCACGCAGACGCAG GTCAAGATCTGGTTCCAGAACAAGCGCTCCAAGTTCAAGAAGCTGATGAAGCAGGGCGGGGCGGCTCTGGAGGGTAGCGCGCTGGCCAACGGCCGGGCCCTGTCTGCCGGTTCCCCGCCGGTGCCGCCCGGCTGGAACCCCAACTCCTCTTCCGGGAAGGGCTCGGGCGGCAGCGCGGGCTCCTACATCCCCAGTTACACGTCGTGGTACCCCTCGGCGCACCAAGAAGCTCTGCAGCAACCCCAACTCATGTGA